The Falco biarmicus isolate bFalBia1 chromosome 1, bFalBia1.pri, whole genome shotgun sequence DNA segment AGACACCCTAAAGAAAGCACAGCAGACCTTCCTTTGGGGCCACACATCCATAGGAGGACCAGCCCTGCTAGAGAAAACAATTTCCAACCCCACCAGACCTTCTGGATCATGATGCTGTAGGTCCCTGTCAGCTTGAGCCCCCGGGTGAAGTACAACGCATTCATCCAGCCCAGGACCAGCGCAAAGACCATGACGGCCAGGTATGCCTCGATGCCACCCAGGTACAGCCCCGCTGTGATGATCACCAGCACCGAGTAGATGAAGCTGGAGGAGAGCCAGGGTCAGACcctgcacccacagccaccaccGGCTGCTGCCCCTTGCAAGCCTGGGGGTGCAGTGGCTTGTGGGGGCCCCGGGGGTTCCCCACGTACtagagcagctggaaagagcCATCTATGAAGAAGGAGTTCACACCTGGGCACTTCTTCATGAACAGATCTTTGATCtgggggagagaaggagaggttggcggggctgggggagcgaGCCCCTGCTTGGCAGGGTCCCAGTGTCTGGGGGGCATCGTAGCAGGGGCGGatgcctggggacatggggctTGTCACTCTCAAGTTGCTCCTTGCATGGAGACCACAAGGGCTCAGCCACCCCACAAGAGGACACCCTGCCTCACCACACTGACGTTTGTGAAGAAGAAGAGGATGCCAGTGAGAAGGGTGATGATCTCCCCGGCCAGGCGCAGGTAGTCGACGGTGGTGGTGTATGGGTAGGGGGGCTGTGCAGAAAGGACAGAGCTGAGGGGCTCCACCATGCTGGCATGGGGAGACCCAGAAAACCCCCCTGCCAGGAGATGCTGGCACACGGGACCGTGCCACGGTGCCGTGGGACTCACGGGGCCCTCCATGGGACGGTAGTAGGCAACAAGGGTGAAGATGACCATGGCACAGAGGTAGGAGACCACGCTGATGTAGAAGGAGACAGCCCCAAACTTGCGCCACTTGTCACGCAGCAGCTCATTGATGGGCTCCACGGCCAACATCTCGTGGCGGTTCTGGTGGGACACAAGTGCCATCAGCAAGGActcagccccctgcccgccccccccagtctcccccagcccctgtgcACCTCGATCTTGCTGTTGTAGACGAGGATCTCCAGCACAGACACCTCCTCCCCGCAGGTGTCCAGTGAGGAGAGGTCGTAGAGGGAGGAGTAGACGGGGCCGTACGCCCAGTCCTTGAACTTCCGTGAGAGGTGCCGGGCATCCTCATCAGTGATCTCCCGCCGGATGATGTGCTGGAAGATCTGCCGGAGGGAAGACTGCTCACCCATGGGTGGACCCGCACCTGACCTGCTCAGGGcaccctgctctcctcccaccccaccccagatGCATCCCCTCCTGCCACTGAGCACCCCAATCCACCCCCTACAGCCCAGTCGGTCCAGGGCAGTCCTGGGGTGCTGCCAGGGTGTCCCAGGGTGCAGGGACACCACTTGGGGGGCAGTCCCCAGGATGCTGCAGCTTTTTTACTGCCACCGCCGAGCCCTCGCTCCATCCTTACCACCTGCAGCATTTTTAATGAACCCCCTGCCCGCACCATCAAAGACCAGGGCAAGTCAGGGGAAAGGATGGGATGTGCTGAGGGCCTGGGGTTAGTTAGGAAAGGGATGGAATGCAACAGGGGGTTAATTAGCCAGGTTAATAAGCTGCACATCCAGGATTCCAACAGCATCTGCAGATAGAAGCCGTGCTGCTCGCTGCTGGCAGGGACGTGCACCGAGTGCGACAGAGCTCAGCCGAGAGCTGGCGGGGGCTCAGCCCTTGCAGCcgggcaaggcagggcaggcagctcccagctctggggGGGGTTGCTGTACCCCGATCTTGCCGGTCTTGGCAGCCATCATGAGGGGGGAGAGGCCATCGTTGTTGAGCAGTGCCTCCAGATTGGTGTCGGGGAAGAGCTTGGCGCACTTAACGAGGAGCAGGTCGTACATCTTGGTGACAAACTTGGTGTTCTCACGGGTGTTGTCGGCGATGGCGACCAGGGCGTGCAACACGGTGTTGCCGCGGGAGTCCTGGCGCCGCAGGTCCGCTTGCTTGTGCCCATTCTCCGTCAGGTAGTGCACAATGTGGGGCTGGTTGGTGCAGGCGGCCAGCGAGAGGGGCAGCTCACCTGCGGGGACAACATGCCGTCGGGGCACCGGTCACCCTCACCCCGCTGTGGGAGCATCCCCGGGATGCAGCCAGGGCTCCCTGGGTGACCCgctggctccttccctgctcaccaaAGTAGAAGTAGCCGCCCTCATCCTTGGGCTGGAAGAAGCGGCCACGGGCCTGGGCGTGCACGTCTGCTCCCTTCTCCACGAGCAGCTCCACGTAGTGCTTGCAACGGCGCTCAATGGCGATGTGCAGGGCTGTCTGACCTGTGCCGCCAGCGCCCATCAGCCACCACCCTGCCCTGTGACCTCCCCCGCATCCCCAGCCTTCCTGAGGTACCTGCTGCTCCAGTCCCCAACTCCCCAAGCCCCCATGGAGCTCCCCAGGTTCCTCACAGCTCTGGTCCCCAAGCCCTTCCAGGGTCCTCCATACTCCCCAGGGTCCCCACTGCTCTGGTCCCCAACCTCCCCATATTCCTTCATCCTCCCCAGGGTCCCCACTGCTCCAGTCCCCAACCTCCCCACCATCCTCCATACTCCCCAGGGTACCCACTGCTCCAGTCCCCAACGTCCCCAGCATCCTCCCCAGGGTACCCACTGCTCCAGTCCCCAACCTCCCCAGCATCCTCCATCCTCCCCAGAGTTCCCTCTGCTTCGGTCCCCAACCTCCCCAGCATCCTCCATCCTCCTCAGGCCCCTGCTGCTCTGGTCCCTGATCTGCTCATGGTCCCCCATGcccgggcagggctggcagcagcccgGTGCTCCCACACCTCGGTAGTAGACATCCCTGAAGGGCGAGTTGATGAACTCCCGCATGTTGCCTGTCTTCTCAGCGATGTCAAGGAGGACGGGGATGGTGTCATTCCTGCCCCCACTCAGGTTGAGCAGTGCCTTGGGCAGGCAGGTCTTCCCAGTGGAGGGCTCTGGGAGTGGAGGGTGCTGAGGGGGGCCCAGGGCAAGCCCCCCAGGCCATGGggtgcccagccctgcacccctgcACTCCCTTACTAAATCCCTGGCTTCTCTCAGGCGCTGCACGCTGCAGCTCCCCATGCCAGGGCTGTGCATCACCAACCCCACGGGGACATGGTGACCACCAGTGGCATGGCACAGCCTCAGCATCGCAGGTGTCCCAGAACAGGGCCAGCCCCAGGTCCTCACCTCGAAATTCCTCATCTGTGAGGCGCTTCTTGtgggtgaggaggaaggaaagcagccCATCCAGGCTGGCCGGGGACCCCCGGGAGACGATATCGAAGAGGATGGGTCTGTTGAAGACCTTGAGGACGGGGGGTGGGTTGGGAGCCGGTCCCTTCACACCCGGTGCCTGCTTCCTGCGGGAGAAGTGCCAGCACTGGGAACCGGAGCcactgcctcagtttcccactCGTGCAATAAACTTGAGGTTGCTCAGCTGCCGGGTAAGGACACGGGTACCTGGGGGCACCCATGGGGATggggcagcacccacagccacaACAGCCAAGTGCTCCCAGCATCCCACCTCCCAGTAACACCCATGGGGGCTGGTGGGCACCTTGCCAGCCAGGAATGGGTGGAGGACAGATGGTGGCTGCCCCAGCCGAGAATTTCAGGGGCTGAGGGCACACAGGGCATCCCAGCCCCCTCCACCCAcctgcatccctgcccacccagggggctgagctcctgctggGGCACGGGGACACCCCAGCTCCACCAACCTGGGCTGCATCCCTAGGGTGGGAACATTGGCGTGGGGCCACGGTGGCCACCCCAGGTGCCCAGCACAGAGGGGCATTGTGTGCCCAGCCACAGGCTGCCCCCCCGGCTCCGGTTTCCTGGCGCGGGGAGGGTGGAG contains these protein-coding regions:
- the TRPV4 gene encoding transient receptor potential cation channel subfamily V member 4, which codes for MADAEDPPRAGGSDAGEGLGDDGSLQNDSFPLSSLANLFESEDTLSPAEAARGPPGTGDGKQNLRMKFHGAFRKGAPKPMELLEATIYESAVVPAPKKAPMDSLFDYGTYRHHPSENKRWRRRVVEKQAPGVKGPAPNPPPVLKVFNRPILFDIVSRGSPASLDGLLSFLLTHKKRLTDEEFREPSTGKTCLPKALLNLSGGRNDTIPVLLDIAEKTGNMREFINSPFRDVYYRGQTALHIAIERRCKHYVELLVEKGADVHAQARGRFFQPKDEGGYFYFGELPLSLAACTNQPHIVHYLTENGHKQADLRRQDSRGNTVLHALVAIADNTRENTKFVTKMYDLLLVKCAKLFPDTNLEALLNNDGLSPLMMAAKTGKIGIFQHIIRREITDEDARHLSRKFKDWAYGPVYSSLYDLSSLDTCGEEVSVLEILVYNSKIENRHEMLAVEPINELLRDKWRKFGAVSFYISVVSYLCAMVIFTLVAYYRPMEGPPPYPYTTTVDYLRLAGEIITLLTGILFFFTNIKDLFMKKCPGVNSFFIDGSFQLLYFIYSVLVIITAGLYLGGIEAYLAVMVFALVLGWMNALYFTRGLKLTGTYSIMIQKILFKDLFRFLLVYLLFMIGYASALVSLLNPCPSSESCGEEQSNCMVPTYPSCRDSQTFSTFLLDLFKLTIGMGDLQMLESAKYPVVFIILLVTYIILTFVLLLNMLIALMGETVGQVSKESKHIWKLQWATTILDIERSFPVFLRRAFRSGEMVTVGKGTDGTPDRRWCFRVDEVNWSHWNQNLGIISEDPGKSETYQYYGFSHTVGRLRRDRWSTVVPRVVELNKTCQPEEVVVPLGTVGTTEMRERWHGQASSSPL